A single region of the Zootoca vivipara chromosome 2, rZooViv1.1, whole genome shotgun sequence genome encodes:
- the LOC118076475 gene encoding asialoglycoprotein receptor 2-like yields the protein MYDDTGVRSRGDLQLYGTCRPLPQQPTRKTGNVEEEYEDFDKESDYDSISVPREMEEPKALPEPPATAQCTLTPAQWKGCWRNCLVLLLALVGLLIGIILLVQHAAIFSELRKLNTTCPQESCDVSIVPLTADKLKIAFLKELKALEEHIDKRSKATVRKVEEQISKLDEKMSAMENIREICRRTDSLSWHEFLGSCYYYSEDEKQWEDARKFCITISSHLVIINSRSEQDFVVTKIKRTSVWIGLSDAVNEGAWQWVDGSAPTERYVGDA from the exons ATGTATGATGACACAGGAGTAAGAAGCAGAGGAGATCTCCAGCTGTATGGGACTTGCCGTCCCCTTCCCCAACAACCCACAAGGAAAACTGGAAATGTAGaag AGGAATATGAAGACTTCGACAAAGAGAGCGACTATGACAGCATCTCTGTGCCTCGTGAAATGGAGGAGCCAAAGGCACTGCCTGAACCACCAG ccACAGCTCAATGCaccttaactccagcccaatggAAAGGCTGTTGGAGAAACTGCTTGGTTCTGCTCCTGGCTCTTGTTGGTCTCCTGATTGGCATCATTCTTCTCGTACAGC ATGCCGCCATCTTCTCTGAGCTCAGGAAGCTGAATACCACCTGCCCACAGGAAAGCTGTGATGTCTCAATCGTCCCTCTAACAGCTGACAAATTAAAGATTGCTTTTCTGAAGGAACTTAAAGCTTTAGAAGAACATATTGACAAGAGGAGCAAAGCAACTGTTAGAAAAGTGGAGGAACAAATATCTAAATTGGATGAAAAAATGAGTGCAATGGAAAATATAAGAG AAATCTGCAGGAGGACTGACTCTCTATCCTGGCATGAGTTTCTAGGAAGCTGCTACTACTACTCAGAAGATGAAAAGCAATGGGAAGATGCCAGAAAATTCTGCATTACTATCAGCTCCCACCTGGTCATTATTAACAGCAGGTCTGAGCAG gattTTGTGGTTACAAAAATAAAGCGTACCTCGGTCTGGATTGGCCTAAGTGATGCAGTGAACGAGGGAGCGTGGCAGTGGGTTGATGGATCAGCACCAACAGAAAGGTATGTGGGTGATGCCTAG
- the LOC118079966 gene encoding C-type lectin domain family 4 member G — protein MAQGGIYRRCEEPENLEINEKMESFSSRRAGGFLLQHCRCGSNETSISVLFIVTAASFLLWTIISAVLISKNLEMSTQLEQLRANQSMLITNGSNMEKQLEKIHSSHTSSESELSKALKALDTKYEESQKNGNEKLRELSRDSMHSLAEIDKIEDALLKINASTCKVCPMGWLFNKGSCYSFQVKVAAPWSHAKKSCEDEGASLVIINDADEQRFLGLNLKQKSYWIGLHDIETENKFVWADGSTATYTKWGVGEPNNQGHGEDCVEMTPRGWWNDIPCGNDKEGWICEKTWSC, from the exons ATGGCTCAAGGTGGAATCTACAGGAGGTGCGAAGAACCCGAGAACCTGGAAATCAACGAGAAAATGGAAAGCTTCTCATCAAGAAGAGCAG GTGGTTTCCTGCTGCAGCATTGCAGGTGTGGTTCAAACGAAACATCCATATCCGTCCTTTTCATTGTGACTGCTGCCTCATTTCTGCTGTGGACCATAATCTCTGCTGTTTTGATTTCCAAAA ATTTGGAGATGTCCACACAACTAGAACAGCTGCGTGCCAATCAGTCCATGCTGATAACTAACG GCTCCAACATGGAGAAACAGCTAGAGAAGATTCATTCTAGTCACACTTCATCTG AATCTGAGCTAAGTAAGGCCCTGAAGGCACTGGATACTAAATATGAGGAGTCACAGAAGAATG ggaATGAAAAGCTGCGTGAACTATCTAGAGACAGCATGCATTCCTTGGCCGAAATTGATAAGATAGAGGATGCACTACTGAAGATTAATG CTTCAACCTGCAAAGTTTGTCCAATGGGCTGGTTGTTCAACAAAGGATCATGCTACAGTTTTCAAGTAAAGGTTGCAGCACCTTGGTCTCATGCCAAGAAGTCGTGTGAGGACGAAGGTGCCAGTTTGGTTATTATCAATGATGCCGACGAGCAG AGATTTCTCGGATTAAATCTAAAACAAAAATCCTACTGGATTGGTCTCCATGAcattgaaacagaaaacaaatttgtctGGGCGGATGGAAGTACGGCAACTTATAC CAAGTGGGGTGTAGGGGAGCCGAACAATCAAGGCCACGGGGAGGACTGTGTCGAGATGACACCTAGAGGCTGGTGGAATGATATTCCATGTGGCAACGACAAAGAAGGCTGGATCTGTGAAAAGACATGGAGCTGCTAG